From the Pontiella agarivorans genome, one window contains:
- a CDS encoding transglutaminase family protein, with protein MMYHLRHRTTFEYSNPVTFVYNVLRLKPRTLPWQQIRSSKLTIFPEPAVLAERTDYFGNTVTFCNIEMKHDSMQILMESTVEVQPRPTSTLKGVAWDTVRERLRGATSPEGLDAFQFCFDSEAVSRLAESEDYCRPSCKPGASAHAVAIDLMARIHTDFIFDPTATTVSTPVEDVLKNRRGVCQDFAHLMISCLRSVGIPTRYNSGYIQTAPPPGQPRLEGADASHAWVGVYCPVNGWLDLDPTNNQIADDQFITIGWGRDYQDISPVSGVMLGGGRHQVRAEVDMIPESELQQFQQQQQ; from the coding sequence ATGATGTATCACCTGCGGCACCGCACTACATTTGAATATTCCAACCCCGTTACCTTTGTCTACAATGTACTGCGGCTCAAGCCGCGCACACTTCCCTGGCAACAGATTCGCTCTTCCAAACTGACTATTTTTCCCGAACCGGCGGTATTGGCAGAACGAACCGATTACTTCGGAAATACGGTGACGTTCTGTAATATTGAGATGAAACACGACAGTATGCAGATCCTCATGGAAAGCACGGTCGAAGTTCAGCCCCGCCCGACCAGCACCCTCAAGGGCGTTGCCTGGGACACGGTGCGTGAACGGCTCCGCGGAGCAACTTCTCCCGAAGGACTGGATGCCTTCCAGTTCTGCTTTGACTCGGAAGCCGTTTCACGGTTAGCGGAGAGCGAGGACTACTGCAGACCCTCCTGTAAACCGGGCGCATCAGCCCATGCTGTTGCGATAGACCTGATGGCGCGCATCCATACGGATTTTATTTTCGACCCCACGGCCACAACGGTGTCAACCCCCGTTGAGGACGTCCTCAAAAACCGCAGGGGCGTCTGCCAGGATTTTGCGCATTTAATGATCAGCTGCCTGCGCAGCGTCGGCATACCCACGCGCTATAACAGCGGCTACATCCAGACCGCCCCGCCGCCCGGACAGCCCCGGCTCGAAGGAGCCGATGCCTCGCACGCCTGGGTGGGGGTCTACTGCCCCGTAAACGGCTGGCTGGATCTCGACCCCACGAATAATCAAATAGCCGACGATCAATTCATCACCATCGGCTGGGGAAGAGACTACCAGGATATCAGCCCCGTATCCGGTGTTATGCTCGGCGGAGGCCGGCATCAGGTCCGGGCGGAGGTCGATATGATTCCCGAATCAGAACTTCAGCAGTTCCAGCAGCAGCAACAGTAA